The Kitasatospora setae KM-6054 genome contains a region encoding:
- a CDS encoding ammonium transporter codes for MPDGFSAGDTAFVFICAALVMLMTPGLAFFYGGMVRVKSTLNMLVMSFISLAIVTVLWVLYGYTLAFGPDAGAGLIGNLDYLGMRGIDLNALTGTIPVTGFAAFQLMFAIITPALISGAIADRAKFAAWSLFVALWVTIVYFPVAHWVFFFDGGNGGWLGDRNGVIDFAGGTAVHINAGAAGLALALVLGKRIGFKKDPMRPHSLPLVMLGSGLLWFGWFGFNAGSALAANGVAGMAFVNTQVATAAAVLGWLAYEKIRHGAFTTLGAASGAVAGLVAITPACGSVSPLGSIAIGLIAGALCAAAISLKYRFGFDDSLDVVGVHLVGGVVGSLLIGLFATGHVGQTASGLFYGGGLEQLGKQALGVVVVLVYSFVLSWLLGQAIQKTIGFRVAEDVEVSGIDQAEHAESAYDFTAVGASLARTQAAPVAVPAEKTEVDAR; via the coding sequence ATGCCGGACGGCTTCAGCGCGGGCGATACCGCCTTTGTGTTCATCTGTGCGGCCCTGGTCATGTTGATGACCCCGGGCCTGGCCTTCTTCTACGGAGGCATGGTCAGGGTCAAGAGCACCCTCAACATGCTGGTGATGAGCTTCATCTCACTGGCCATCGTCACGGTGCTCTGGGTCCTGTACGGCTACACGCTGGCCTTCGGGCCGGACGCCGGGGCGGGCCTGATCGGCAACCTCGACTACCTGGGCATGCGCGGCATCGACCTGAACGCGCTGACCGGGACGATCCCGGTGACCGGCTTCGCGGCCTTCCAGCTGATGTTCGCGATCATCACCCCGGCGCTGATCAGCGGCGCCATCGCGGACCGGGCGAAGTTCGCCGCCTGGAGCCTGTTCGTGGCGCTCTGGGTGACCATCGTGTACTTCCCGGTCGCGCACTGGGTGTTCTTCTTCGACGGCGGCAACGGCGGCTGGCTCGGCGACCGCAACGGCGTGATCGACTTCGCCGGCGGCACCGCGGTGCACATCAACGCCGGCGCGGCGGGCCTGGCCCTGGCGCTGGTGCTGGGCAAGCGGATCGGCTTCAAGAAGGACCCGATGCGCCCGCACAGCCTGCCGCTGGTGATGCTCGGCTCCGGCCTGCTGTGGTTCGGCTGGTTCGGCTTCAACGCGGGCTCGGCGCTGGCCGCCAACGGCGTCGCGGGCATGGCCTTCGTCAACACCCAGGTCGCCACCGCCGCCGCCGTCCTCGGCTGGCTGGCGTACGAGAAGATCCGGCACGGCGCGTTCACCACCCTCGGCGCCGCCTCCGGCGCGGTGGCCGGCCTGGTCGCGATCACCCCGGCCTGCGGCTCGGTCTCCCCGCTCGGCTCGATCGCGATCGGCCTGATCGCCGGCGCGCTGTGCGCCGCGGCGATCAGCCTGAAGTACCGGTTCGGCTTCGACGACTCGCTCGACGTGGTCGGCGTCCACCTGGTCGGCGGCGTCGTCGGCTCGCTGCTGATCGGCCTCTTCGCCACCGGCCACGTCGGCCAGACCGCGTCCGGCCTGTTCTACGGCGGCGGCCTGGAGCAGCTCGGCAAGCAGGCGCTCGGCGTGGTCGTCGTCCTGGTCTACTCGTTCGTGCTCTCCTGGCTGCTGGGCCAGGCGATCCAGAAGACCATCGGGTTCCGGGTCGCCGAGGACGTCGAGGTCTCCGGCATCGACCAGGCCGAGCACGCCGAGTCCGCCTACGACTTCACCGCCGTCGGCGCCAGCCTGGCCCGCACCCAGGCCGCTCCGGTGGCCGTCCCCGCCGAGAAGACCGAGGTCGACGCCCGATGA
- a CDS encoding P-II family nitrogen regulator, with translation MKLITAVIKPHRLDEVKDALQAFGVHGLTVTEASGYGRQRGHTEVYRGAEYTVDLVPKVRIEILVDDEDAEQLIDVVVKAARTGKIGDGKVWSVPVETAVRVRTGERGPDAL, from the coding sequence ATGAAGCTGATCACCGCCGTCATCAAGCCGCACCGGCTGGACGAGGTCAAGGACGCCCTGCAGGCCTTCGGGGTGCACGGCCTGACCGTCACCGAGGCCAGCGGGTACGGCCGGCAGCGCGGCCACACCGAGGTCTACCGGGGCGCCGAGTACACCGTCGACCTGGTCCCCAAGGTCCGGATCGAGATACTGGTCGACGACGAGGACGCCGAGCAGCTGATCGACGTGGTCGTCAAGGCGGCCCGCACCGGCAAGATCGGCGACGGCAAGGTCTGGTCCGTCCCGGTCGAGACCGCCGTCCGGGTCCGCACCGGCGAGCGCGGACCCGACGCCCTCTGA
- a CDS encoding [protein-PII] uridylyltransferase has protein sequence MSSTDPAEYGYPAERARLLADPAAAGPRRRAALARLTDDWLAGLYRTAGAPARTALVAVGGYGRGELSPRSDLDVLLLHEGPLAADLAERVWYPVWDSGVALDHAVRTPAEARKVAAEDLKAQLGLLDARHLAGDPQLTAELRSAVLADWRAAAPERLPELRELGRARAERHGELSFLLEPDLKEARGGLRDLVALNAVAATWLADAPRDGLDAAARTLADVRDALHLATGRATERLSLQDQDQVAERLGVLDADTLLRQVYQAARTVAYASDVTWRTVDRVLAERRRAAPRRAVRFGFPFNGARRAPAGPAAPERRPLAEGVVEQDGEAVLAQAARPAADPVLPLRAAAAAAQAGLAVGYATVRRLAAEAAPLPVPWPDEAREQLVTLLGAGEACLPVWEALEAEGLISRMLPDWERVRCRPQRNAVHRWTVDRHLIETAVRAAAMTRRTARPDLLLVAALLHDLGKGWPGDHSEAGEVIVRDVAVRMGFGKRDTDTLALLVRHHLTLVDTATRRDPDDPATADLIAKTVGTQAHLELLHALTEADATATGPAAWSSWRASLVATLVERTAARLAGDTRPPAADPEVTADQERLAVEAARTGGPALALTAHAEPAADGGEPMGVELTLAIPDRPGLLGTVAGVLAVHRLAVRKAGLRELDPVGAGPVLLLSWTVAAEYGDLPEAARLRADLRRALDGSLDVTRRLAERDAAAPRRRGISTPPPVVTVAPHDASRSATVLEVRAHDAPGLLHRIGRALDAAGVRVRTAHVSTLGAEAVDAFYLTSPDGRPLAADRAEQVARAVREALEER, from the coding sequence GTGAGCAGCACCGACCCCGCCGAGTACGGCTACCCGGCCGAACGCGCCCGCCTGCTGGCCGACCCCGCCGCGGCCGGCCCGCGGCGGCGCGCCGCGCTGGCCCGGCTCACCGACGACTGGCTGGCCGGCCTCTACCGGACGGCCGGCGCCCCCGCCCGCACCGCCCTGGTCGCCGTCGGCGGCTACGGCCGCGGCGAGCTCTCCCCGCGCAGCGACCTGGACGTGCTGCTGCTGCACGAGGGGCCGCTCGCCGCCGACCTGGCCGAACGCGTCTGGTACCCGGTCTGGGACAGCGGCGTCGCCCTCGACCACGCCGTCCGCACCCCCGCCGAGGCCCGCAAGGTCGCCGCCGAGGACCTCAAGGCCCAGCTCGGCCTGCTCGACGCCCGCCACCTGGCCGGCGACCCGCAGCTCACCGCCGAGCTGCGCTCCGCCGTGCTGGCCGACTGGCGGGCCGCCGCCCCCGAGCGGCTGCCCGAGCTGCGCGAACTCGGCCGGGCCCGGGCCGAGCGGCACGGCGAGCTGTCCTTCCTGCTCGAACCCGACCTCAAGGAGGCCCGCGGCGGCCTGCGCGACCTGGTCGCGCTGAACGCCGTCGCCGCCACCTGGCTCGCCGACGCCCCCCGGGACGGCCTGGACGCCGCCGCCCGCACCCTCGCCGACGTCCGCGACGCGCTGCACCTGGCCACCGGCCGGGCCACCGAGCGGCTCTCGCTGCAGGACCAGGACCAGGTCGCCGAACGGCTCGGCGTGCTCGACGCCGACACCCTGCTGCGGCAGGTCTACCAGGCCGCCCGCACCGTCGCGTACGCCTCCGACGTCACCTGGCGCACCGTCGACCGGGTGCTGGCCGAGCGGCGCCGGGCCGCGCCCCGCCGCGCCGTCCGGTTCGGCTTCCCGTTCAACGGCGCCCGGCGCGCCCCGGCGGGCCCGGCCGCGCCGGAGCGCCGCCCGCTCGCCGAGGGCGTGGTCGAGCAGGACGGCGAGGCGGTGCTCGCCCAGGCCGCCCGGCCGGCCGCCGACCCGGTGCTGCCGCTGCGGGCCGCCGCCGCGGCCGCCCAGGCCGGGCTGGCCGTCGGCTACGCCACCGTCCGCCGGCTGGCCGCCGAGGCCGCCCCGCTGCCGGTGCCCTGGCCGGACGAGGCCCGCGAGCAGCTGGTCACCCTGCTCGGCGCGGGCGAGGCGTGCCTGCCGGTCTGGGAGGCGCTGGAGGCCGAGGGCCTGATCAGCCGGATGCTGCCGGACTGGGAGCGGGTCCGCTGTCGGCCGCAGCGCAACGCCGTGCACCGCTGGACCGTCGACCGGCACCTGATCGAGACCGCCGTCCGGGCCGCCGCGATGACCCGCCGCACCGCCCGCCCCGACCTGCTGCTGGTCGCCGCCCTGCTGCACGACCTCGGCAAGGGCTGGCCCGGCGACCACTCCGAGGCCGGCGAGGTGATCGTCCGCGACGTGGCCGTCCGGATGGGCTTCGGCAAGCGCGACACCGACACCCTCGCGCTGCTGGTGCGCCACCACCTGACGCTGGTCGACACCGCCACCCGGCGCGACCCCGACGACCCCGCCACCGCCGACCTGATCGCCAAGACCGTCGGCACCCAGGCCCACCTGGAACTGCTGCACGCCCTCACCGAGGCCGACGCCACCGCCACCGGCCCGGCCGCCTGGTCGAGCTGGCGGGCCTCGCTGGTCGCCACCCTGGTCGAGCGCACCGCCGCCCGGCTGGCCGGCGACACCCGGCCGCCCGCCGCCGACCCCGAGGTCACCGCCGACCAGGAGCGGCTCGCCGTCGAGGCCGCCCGCACCGGCGGGCCCGCGCTCGCCCTGACCGCCCACGCCGAACCGGCGGCGGACGGCGGCGAGCCGATGGGCGTCGAACTGACCCTGGCCATCCCGGACCGCCCCGGCCTGCTCGGCACCGTGGCCGGCGTGCTCGCCGTGCACCGGCTCGCCGTCCGCAAGGCCGGGCTGCGCGAGCTCGACCCGGTCGGCGCCGGGCCGGTCCTGCTGCTGTCCTGGACGGTCGCCGCCGAGTACGGCGACCTGCCCGAGGCGGCCCGGCTCCGCGCCGACCTGCGCCGCGCCCTGGACGGCTCGCTCGACGTCACCCGCAGGCTCGCCGAGCGCGACGCCGCCGCGCCCCGCCGGCGCGGCATCAGCACCCCGCCGCCGGTGGTCACCGTCGCCCCGCACGACGCCTCGCGCTCCGCCACCGTGCTGGAGGTCCGGGCGCACGACGCGCCCGGCCTGCTGCACCGGATCGGCCGGGCCCTGGACGCCGCCGGCGTCCGGGTCCGCACCGCGCACGTCTCCACCCTCGGGGCGGAGGCCGTCGACGCGTTCTACCTCACCTCGCCGGACGGCCGGCCGCTGGCGGCGGACCGCGCCGAGCAGGTCGCGCGGGCCGTCCGGGAGGCCCTGGAGGAGCGCTGA
- the ffh gene encoding signal recognition particle protein has translation MFDTLSDRLAATFKNLRGKGRLSEADIDATAREIRIALLEADVALPVVRAFIKQVKDRALGSEVSGALNPAQQIIKIVNEELISILGGETRRLRFAKTGPTVIMLAGLQGAGKTTLAGKLGHWLKSQKHTPLLVACDLQRPNAVTQLGVVAERAGVAFYGPQPGNGVGDPVQVARDSIEYAKQKQYDVVIVDTAGRLGIDAELMRQAADIRAAIDPDEVLFVVDAMVGQDAVTTAQAFLEGVDFTGVVLSKLDGDARGGAALSVAHVTGRQIMFASNGEKVDDFDAFHPDRMASRILGMGDVLSLIEKAEQTFSQAEAEKMAAKLQGGGKDFTLDDFLSQLEQVQKMGSISKLLGMLPGMGQIRDQINNLDDKDVNRVGAIIKSMTPAERSDPKLINGSRRLRIAKGSGVQVGEVSGLVERFFEARKMMSAMASGKGIPGMPGIPGMGGGAKRSGKKAPVAKGKRKSGNPLKRAQEEAAAAERKALGPGQGTAPGGAFGLQPGKGPADFDLPKEFKDLL, from the coding sequence GTGTTCGACACTCTCTCCGACCGCCTCGCAGCGACGTTCAAGAACCTCCGGGGCAAGGGCCGTCTCAGCGAGGCGGACATCGACGCCACCGCGCGCGAGATCCGGATCGCCCTGCTGGAGGCGGACGTCGCGCTCCCCGTGGTCCGCGCCTTCATCAAGCAGGTCAAGGACCGGGCCCTGGGCTCCGAGGTCTCCGGCGCGCTGAACCCGGCCCAGCAGATCATCAAGATCGTCAACGAGGAGCTGATCAGCATCCTCGGCGGCGAGACCCGCCGCCTGCGGTTCGCCAAGACCGGCCCGACCGTGATCATGCTGGCCGGCCTCCAGGGCGCCGGCAAGACCACGCTGGCCGGAAAGCTCGGCCACTGGCTGAAGAGCCAGAAGCACACCCCGCTGCTGGTCGCCTGCGACCTCCAGCGCCCCAACGCCGTCACCCAGCTCGGCGTGGTCGCCGAGCGGGCCGGCGTCGCCTTCTACGGCCCGCAGCCCGGCAACGGCGTCGGCGACCCGGTGCAGGTCGCCCGCGACTCGATCGAGTACGCCAAGCAGAAGCAGTACGACGTCGTCATCGTCGACACCGCCGGCCGCCTCGGCATCGACGCCGAACTGATGCGGCAGGCCGCCGACATCCGGGCCGCGATCGACCCGGACGAGGTCCTGTTCGTGGTCGACGCCATGGTCGGCCAGGACGCGGTCACCACCGCCCAGGCCTTCCTGGAGGGCGTCGACTTCACCGGCGTCGTGCTCTCCAAGCTCGACGGCGACGCGCGCGGCGGTGCCGCGCTCTCGGTCGCGCACGTCACCGGCCGCCAGATCATGTTCGCCTCCAACGGCGAGAAGGTCGACGACTTCGACGCCTTCCACCCCGACCGGATGGCCTCGCGCATCCTCGGCATGGGCGACGTCCTCTCGCTGATCGAGAAGGCCGAGCAGACCTTCTCGCAGGCCGAGGCCGAGAAGATGGCCGCCAAGCTCCAGGGCGGCGGCAAGGACTTCACGCTCGACGACTTCCTGTCGCAGCTGGAGCAGGTCCAGAAGATGGGCTCGATCTCCAAGCTGCTCGGCATGCTCCCCGGCATGGGCCAGATCCGCGACCAGATCAACAACCTGGACGACAAGGACGTCAACCGGGTCGGCGCGATCATCAAGTCGATGACCCCGGCCGAGCGCTCCGACCCGAAGCTGATCAACGGCTCGCGCCGGCTGCGCATCGCCAAGGGCTCCGGCGTCCAGGTCGGCGAGGTCTCCGGCCTGGTCGAGCGGTTCTTCGAGGCCCGCAAGATGATGTCCGCGATGGCCTCCGGCAAGGGCATCCCCGGCATGCCCGGCATCCCCGGGATGGGCGGCGGCGCCAAGCGCTCCGGCAAGAAGGCCCCGGTCGCCAAGGGCAAGCGCAAGAGCGGCAACCCGCTCAAGCGCGCCCAGGAGGAGGCCGCCGCCGCCGAGCGCAAGGCCCTCGGCCCCGGCCAGGGCACCGCGCCGGGCGGCGCGTTCGGCCTCCAGCCCGGCAAGGGCCCGGCCGACTTCGACCTCCCCAAGGAGTTCAAGGACCTGCTGTAG
- a CDS encoding GNAT family N-acetyltransferase: protein MRVTIRSPRPDDVVPYAEAVRRSAAHIGRWNPVEPDGMPDLLSRQGTGLRTFLIVDTETGGLVGKCNVANIVMARFCNGVIGYDSYQPFAGTGRMTEGMRLVVERCFTPADRGGLGLHRLEINVQPDNERSIALARRLGFRHEGFTPRMLFLQDAWRDHERFALTAEEWPTPVR from the coding sequence ATGCGCGTGACGATCCGATCCCCCCGCCCCGATGACGTCGTCCCCTACGCCGAGGCGGTGCGGCGCTCCGCCGCGCACATCGGGAGGTGGAACCCGGTCGAGCCGGACGGCATGCCGGACCTGCTCAGCCGACAGGGCACCGGGCTGCGCACCTTCCTGATCGTCGACACCGAGACCGGCGGCCTGGTCGGCAAGTGCAACGTGGCGAACATCGTGATGGCCCGCTTCTGCAACGGCGTGATCGGCTACGACTCGTACCAGCCGTTCGCCGGGACCGGACGGATGACCGAGGGCATGCGGCTGGTCGTCGAACGCTGCTTCACCCCCGCCGACCGGGGCGGCCTGGGACTGCACCGGCTGGAGATCAACGTGCAGCCGGACAACGAGCGGTCGATCGCGCTGGCCCGCCGGCTGGGCTTCCGGCACGAGGGCTTCACGCCGCGGATGCTGTTCCTGCAGGACGCCTGGCGCGACCACGAGCGGTTCGCGCTGACCGCGGAGGAGTGGCCGACCCCGGTGCGCTGA
- the ftsH gene encoding ATP-dependent zinc metalloprotease FtsH: MSNPVPPRQTPDQPWRSEGAPPPPPPKKKMPGGWTGLILTALVVFLLSDILLSFFGNGGSTTISYTEFNKQLNSGNITKIYAKGDAIEGTLKNKQPKPDDGKGDYTDFTTQRPAFATDNLWGILQSQNVEVTARPVVQQRSFLANLLISLAPMLLLIGVWVLIARRMSGGIGGGALGRKAPPKPVDTSQGKRTTFKDVAGIDEVRDELSEVVDFLKNPQAYRKLGAKMPRGVLLSGPPGTGKTLLARAVAGEADVPFFSASASEFIEMIVGVGASRVRELFSEARKVAPAIVFIDEIDTIGRQRGGGGGMGGHDEREQTLNQILTEMDGFSGSEGVIVIAATNRAEILDPALLRPGRFDRRITVSPPDRTGREQILRIHTREVPLAEGTDLDTVARTTPGMTGADLANLVNEAALIAVKRKQDAVDQENLSEALEKVQLGAVRPLVMPQQERERTAFHESGHALLGMLQPGADPVRKITIVPRGRALGVTLSTPDTDRYSYTEPYLRGRIIGALGGMAAEQVVYGVVTTGAESDLEQLTTIARSMAGRWGMSDRVGRVTAIPNDSQSPYGLAAAPTTLDAVDEEARRIVAECWEEAVALLHRHRDRLDALAAALLEAETLDEEAAYAAAGLSRS, translated from the coding sequence GTGAGCAACCCCGTGCCGCCGCGCCAGACCCCCGACCAGCCCTGGCGGTCCGAGGGGGCCCCGCCCCCGCCGCCGCCGAAGAAGAAGATGCCGGGCGGCTGGACGGGCCTGATCCTCACCGCCCTGGTGGTGTTCCTGCTGTCCGACATCCTGCTGAGCTTCTTCGGCAACGGCGGCTCGACCACGATCTCGTACACCGAGTTCAACAAGCAGCTGAACAGCGGGAACATCACCAAGATCTACGCCAAGGGCGACGCCATCGAGGGCACGCTCAAGAACAAGCAGCCCAAGCCGGACGACGGCAAGGGCGACTACACCGACTTCACCACCCAGCGCCCGGCGTTCGCCACCGACAACCTCTGGGGCATCCTGCAGTCGCAGAACGTCGAGGTGACCGCCCGCCCGGTGGTGCAGCAGCGCAGCTTCCTGGCGAACCTGCTGATCTCGCTGGCCCCGATGCTGCTGCTGATCGGCGTCTGGGTGCTGATCGCCCGCCGGATGTCCGGCGGGATCGGCGGCGGCGCGCTCGGCCGCAAGGCCCCGCCGAAGCCGGTGGACACCAGCCAGGGCAAGCGCACCACCTTCAAGGACGTGGCCGGCATCGACGAGGTGCGCGACGAGCTCAGCGAGGTGGTCGACTTCCTGAAGAACCCGCAGGCCTACCGGAAGCTCGGCGCCAAGATGCCGCGCGGCGTCCTGCTCTCCGGCCCGCCCGGCACCGGCAAGACCCTGCTGGCCCGCGCCGTCGCCGGCGAGGCCGACGTGCCGTTCTTCTCCGCCTCCGCCTCCGAGTTCATCGAGATGATCGTCGGCGTCGGCGCCAGCCGGGTCCGCGAACTGTTCTCCGAGGCCCGCAAGGTCGCCCCCGCCATCGTGTTCATCGACGAGATCGACACCATCGGCCGGCAGCGCGGCGGCGGGGGCGGCATGGGCGGCCACGACGAGCGCGAGCAGACCCTCAACCAGATCCTCACCGAGATGGACGGGTTCTCCGGCTCCGAGGGCGTCATCGTGATCGCCGCGACCAACCGGGCCGAGATCCTCGACCCGGCGCTGCTCCGCCCCGGCCGCTTCGACCGCCGGATCACCGTCAGCCCGCCCGACCGGACCGGCCGCGAGCAGATCCTGCGGATCCACACCCGCGAGGTGCCGCTCGCCGAGGGCACCGACCTGGACACCGTCGCCCGCACCACGCCCGGCATGACCGGCGCCGACCTGGCCAACCTGGTCAACGAGGCCGCGCTGATCGCGGTCAAGCGCAAGCAGGACGCCGTCGACCAGGAGAACCTCTCCGAGGCGCTGGAGAAGGTCCAGCTCGGCGCCGTCCGCCCGCTGGTGATGCCCCAGCAGGAACGCGAACGGACCGCCTTCCACGAGTCCGGACACGCCCTGCTCGGCATGCTGCAGCCCGGCGCCGACCCGGTCCGCAAGATCACCATCGTGCCGCGCGGCCGCGCCCTCGGCGTCACCCTCTCCACCCCCGACACCGACCGCTACTCCTACACCGAGCCCTACCTGCGCGGCCGGATCATCGGCGCGCTCGGCGGCATGGCCGCCGAACAGGTCGTCTACGGGGTCGTCACCACCGGCGCCGAGAGCGACCTCGAACAGCTCACCACCATCGCCCGCTCGATGGCCGGCCGCTGGGGCATGAGCGACCGGGTCGGCCGGGTCACCGCCATCCCCAACGACAGCCAGTCCCCGTACGGCCTGGCCGCCGCCCCCACCACGCTGGACGCGGTCGACGAGGAGGCCCGGCGGATCGTCGCCGAATGCTGGGAGGAGGCCGTCGCCCTGCTGCACCGGCACCGCGACCGGCTCGACGCGCTGGCCGCCGCGCTGCTGGAGGCCGAGACCCTGGACGAGGAGGCGGCGTACGCCGCGGCCGGGCTCAGCCGGTCCTGA
- a CDS encoding class I SAM-dependent methyltransferase encodes MASAQVTGSTVDRVRTGPPAGRSGRARDWAEIQERMLVPLYQDVYRRLDVGAATSLLGVGCRSGLALLLAEGRGAQVAGVEPDGGLRELAAARGLQVAPGGGAGALARSAHPVPRPAHSLVTVFERPPTPALIAWSAERTLPGGQLVVASWGPAERCESAAVLEVARRHAPLAAPDPFAAAGPGVLGALLASAGVRPSESGRVSCPFAYAGLDSAVRGLLSTGLFDPAEEAAGDAPVAAELAEALRPYLRPDGSVRMVNEFRWAAGTRPRT; translated from the coding sequence ATGGCTTCAGCGCAGGTGACCGGCAGCACCGTGGACCGGGTCCGGACGGGCCCGCCGGCGGGGCGGAGCGGTCGGGCGCGGGACTGGGCGGAGATCCAGGAGCGCATGCTCGTCCCCCTCTACCAGGACGTTTACCGCCGGCTCGACGTCGGCGCGGCGACCAGCCTGCTGGGCGTGGGCTGCCGGTCGGGGCTGGCGCTGCTGCTCGCCGAGGGGCGCGGCGCGCAGGTCGCGGGGGTGGAGCCGGACGGCGGGCTGCGGGAGCTCGCGGCGGCCCGCGGACTGCAGGTGGCGCCCGGCGGGGGCGCGGGGGCCCTCGCCCGTTCGGCGCACCCCGTCCCCCGCCCGGCGCACTCCCTGGTGACGGTTTTCGAGCGGCCGCCGACGCCCGCGCTGATCGCCTGGTCGGCGGAGCGCACCCTGCCGGGCGGGCAGTTGGTGGTGGCCTCCTGGGGTCCGGCGGAGCGCTGCGAGAGCGCCGCCGTGCTGGAGGTCGCCCGCCGGCACGCCCCGCTCGCCGCGCCGGACCCGTTCGCGGCGGCCGGCCCGGGCGTGCTGGGCGCGCTGCTGGCCTCGGCGGGGGTGCGCCCGTCCGAGAGCGGCCGGGTGAGCTGCCCGTTCGCCTACGCGGGCCTGGACTCGGCGGTCCGCGGCCTGCTGTCCACCGGCCTGTTCGACCCGGCCGAGGAGGCCGCGGGCGACGCGCCGGTGGCCGCCGAGCTGGCGGAGGCGCTGCGCCCGTACCTGCGGCCGGACGGTTCGGTGCGGATGGTCAACGAGTTCCGCTGGGCGGCGGGCACCCGCCCCCGCACCTGA
- the proS gene encoding proline--tRNA ligase produces the protein MAKAPVLTPQAEDFPRWYQDLINKAELADNGPVRGTMVIRPYGYGLWERMQQEMDARIKKAGAQNAYFPMFIPQSYLTKEAEHVEGFAPELAVVTHGGGKELEEPVVVRPTSETIINEYFSKWVQSHRDLPLLINQWANVVRWELRPRVFLRTTEFLWQEGHTAHATYEDARAYASRIHTDVYGDFMTNVLGIDVVLGRKTAKERFAGAINTLTLEGMMGDGKALQMGTSHELGQNFAKAFNTTYQLQGAEREHVWQTSWGVSTRMVGGLIMSHGDDNGLRVPPRLAAVQAVVLAIKGEDAVLAKVREIGAQLEAAGVRVVVDDRTDTPFGRRAVDWELKGVPLRIEVGPRDLEAGTAMLVRRIAGGKEPVSVDSLAAIVPGILEEDQAQLLRESRERREARTVDVKTLDEAAEAATTGWGRISWADLGPEGEAKLAEQGVSVRCLIAEDGSVPAADDQPGNLALVARAY, from the coding sequence ATGGCTAAGGCACCCGTTCTCACCCCCCAGGCGGAAGACTTCCCCCGCTGGTACCAGGACCTCATCAACAAGGCCGAGCTGGCCGACAACGGTCCGGTGCGCGGCACCATGGTCATCCGACCGTACGGCTACGGCCTGTGGGAGCGGATGCAGCAGGAGATGGACGCGCGGATCAAGAAGGCGGGCGCCCAGAACGCCTACTTCCCGATGTTCATCCCGCAGTCCTACCTGACCAAGGAGGCCGAGCACGTCGAGGGCTTCGCCCCCGAGCTCGCGGTGGTCACCCACGGCGGCGGCAAGGAGCTGGAGGAGCCGGTCGTCGTCCGGCCCACCTCCGAGACGATCATCAACGAGTACTTCTCCAAGTGGGTGCAGAGCCACCGCGACCTGCCGCTGCTGATCAACCAGTGGGCCAACGTGGTCCGCTGGGAGCTGCGCCCGCGCGTCTTCCTGCGCACCACCGAGTTCCTCTGGCAGGAGGGCCACACCGCCCACGCCACCTACGAGGACGCCCGCGCGTACGCCTCGCGGATCCACACCGACGTCTACGGCGACTTCATGACCAACGTGCTGGGCATCGACGTGGTGCTCGGCCGGAAGACCGCCAAGGAGCGCTTCGCCGGCGCGATCAACACCCTCACCCTGGAAGGGATGATGGGCGACGGCAAGGCGCTGCAGATGGGCACCAGCCACGAGCTGGGCCAGAACTTCGCCAAGGCCTTCAACACCACCTACCAGCTGCAGGGCGCCGAGCGCGAGCACGTCTGGCAGACCTCCTGGGGCGTCTCCACCCGCATGGTCGGCGGCCTGATCATGTCGCACGGCGACGACAACGGCCTGCGGGTGCCGCCGCGGCTGGCCGCCGTGCAGGCCGTGGTGCTCGCGATCAAGGGCGAGGACGCGGTGCTGGCGAAGGTCCGCGAGATCGGCGCCCAGCTGGAGGCGGCGGGCGTGCGGGTGGTCGTCGACGACCGCACCGACACCCCGTTCGGCCGCCGCGCCGTCGACTGGGAGCTCAAGGGCGTCCCGCTGCGCATCGAGGTCGGCCCGCGCGACCTGGAGGCCGGTACCGCGATGCTGGTCCGCCGGATCGCCGGCGGCAAGGAGCCGGTCTCGGTCGACTCCCTGGCCGCGATCGTCCCCGGCATCCTGGAGGAGGACCAGGCGCAGCTGCTGCGCGAGTCCCGCGAGCGCCGCGAGGCCCGCACCGTGGACGTCAAGACCCTCGACGAGGCCGCCGAGGCCGCGACCACCGGCTGGGGCCGGATCTCCTGGGCCGACCTCGGCCCCGAGGGCGAGGCCAAGCTGGCCGAGCAGGGCGTGTCGGTGCGCTGCCTGATCGCCGAGGACGGCTCGGTGCCGGCCGCCGACGACCAGCCCGGCAACCTCGCGCTGGTCGCCCGCGCGTACTGA
- the rpsP gene encoding 30S ribosomal protein S16 gives MAVKIKLKRLGKIRSPHYRIVVADSRTKRDGRAIEEIGIYQPTYNPSKIEVDGERAQYWLSVGAQPTEPVLAILKLTGDWQKFKGLPAPEPLKVAEPKVEDFSHLFAKAVAGFEDATTGVAITPKAKKSDKADEAEAASTEA, from the coding sequence GTGGCTGTCAAGATCAAGCTGAAGCGTCTGGGCAAGATCCGCTCCCCGCACTACCGCATCGTCGTCGCCGACTCGCGCACCAAGCGTGACGGCCGCGCGATCGAGGAGATCGGCATCTACCAGCCGACCTACAACCCCTCGAAGATCGAGGTCGACGGCGAGCGCGCCCAGTACTGGCTGTCCGTCGGCGCCCAGCCGACCGAGCCGGTCCTCGCCATCCTGAAGCTCACCGGCGACTGGCAGAAGTTCAAGGGCCTGCCGGCTCCGGAGCCGCTGAAGGTGGCCGAGCCCAAGGTCGAGGACTTCTCGCACCTGTTCGCCAAGGCCGTCGCCGGCTTCGAGGACGCCACCACCGGTGTCGCCATCACCCCGAAGGCCAAGAAGTCGGACAAGGCTGACGAGGCCGAGGCCGCTTCCACCGAGGCCTGA